The genomic stretch GTCGCATCGGAATTCGGGTTGATGAACGAGGCCCACTTCAGCCGGGTCTTCCGGAAGCGATTCGGCTATGCGCCAAGGGAGATTCGCGGCACGGGGTTGGGAAGGCCGGTGCAGCCCCGTGCTCGGGGCGCAGGCGCCGAGACCAGGTCTCAGCGCCTGGAGTTCCCGATATGGGTCGAGCAGCTGCGTGAGTAGACGACGTCCCGGTCCGGCGCATGGCCCGAGCTGCCGCATCTGAAGCTGGTGACACCGTCTCAGGAGAGCCGTCGGCTTCCGCGCGGCGCTCAAACAATCGTGCAAACCTCCTCGAAAGACAGGCGCGGTCCCCGCGGGTAGAGCTTCGAACTGTCACCATACCCGATCGTGCAGATGAAGTTCGATTTGAGGTTCGTGCCCGCGAAGAAGACCTTGTCCACCTCCGCATTATAAAAGCCTGACATGGGGCAGACATCCAAGCCAAGCGCGCGGGCCGCGAAAATCAAGTAGGCTCCCTGGAGGGAGCTGTTGCGAAAGGCCGTGTCGTAGCTGAACCTGGGATCATTGACAAAGAAAGGCCTCGCATCATAGCTCGGAAAGAGCCGGGGCAGGTCTTCGTAGAACTTCTCATTGTAAGCAATGATTGCCGTCACGGGGGCCGATTTCACCTGCTCGATGTTGGACCCCATCAAGGCTGGATAGAGCCTGGCCTTCTCCGATTCACTCCGCACGAACACGATCCTCGCCGGTGCGGAGTTCACCGACGTGGGTCCCCACTTCATCAGCTCGTAGAGTTCCCGCAGGGTCTGCTCCGAGACGGGCTTGTTCTGCCAGAAATGATGGGTGCGGGCTTCGGTAAAGAGCTGCTGGATGGATTCCTTCGCAATGGTCCTGGTCATCGGGGTCTCGTTCATTTGATACCCCCATTCTTGGCCCGGCAGACCCCATTGAGAAGAGCGAAGAATCCCAATATATTTTCCGGATAGGCGAAAGATGAATCCGGACTTGAATGCAGCGATGATCTTCGTGAACGTGGTGAGGGCGGGAAGCTTCAGCAAGGCCGCTCGGAGCCTCGGTCTCTCCGTCTCCACCGTGAGTGACCGGGTGGTTGGCCTGGAAAAGGCCCTGGGGGTGAGCCTCCTGACCCGAACCACCCGGAAGTTGAAACTGACGGACGAGGGTGCCGCCTTTTTCAAGGAATCCGAAGCCGCGCTCCAGACCCTGCTGGGTGCCTTCGAAGGAGCCACGGCGGCCCGGCAGCAACCCACCGGTACCTTGAGGATCACCGCGCCCGCGGATATTCCTCACTCGGAGATATCCGCTGCCGTCATCGAGTTTCGGGAGAAGTATCCTCAGGTCAAGGTGGAGACCCACATCAGCAATCGCTACGTAGACCTCATCACCGAGGGATTCGATATCGCCATCCGGGGAGGGCACCTGGAGGATTCCGGCCTGCGCTCCAAGCGCCTCGGGGTGGGAAACCTGGTCCTGGTGGCGAGCTCTCGCTATCTCCAGGGAGCCCCGGCCATTCAGCACCCACGAGACCTCACGGCTCATCCGTGCATCGGCTTTGTGAGCAAAGAGGGAAACAAGGGCAACATGCTGTGGCACCTTCGCTCGGCGAGCGGAGAGACCATCCGGTTGAAGCCTGATTTCGTGGTCTCATCTACGTCCTTCGCCTGGATCCTGAGCCTCGTGAGGCGCGGGGCGGGATTGGCCCTGGTGCCCCAACCGCTGCTGAAGGAAGACTTCGCCAGGAAGAGGCTCGTCCGGGTACTTCCGGATTGGGCCACGGAGTATGCGCCGGTGCACCTTGTCTACCCTCCTCAACGCTTTTCTTCGCCCAAGGTGAGGGAAATGATCCCCATCCTGGAGAGGCACTTGCGCGAACTGTTTGCGTAGAGCCGCTCGGCCGCCCTGCTGAAGAGCCACGCCGTCAGGCATCGGCGCACTGCTCAGCCGGCCCCGTCCGCGGCCCTCCTCGGCCCCTGTGCGCTCCAGCCCTCACCCTCTACATGGCCTCTATCCCGCCTATACGCCCAACGTGTTCAACGTCCAGGCGGTGACGCGGTTGAATGGCTCGGCCAGTGCTCCGCGGCCGTCGAAGTAGAGTGGCACCGAGGTAGTTATTACCTTTCCGGCATGCCCGTCGGCCTGCCTGTCCTCCAGGGATACACTGCCACCGAAGCGCTTCAGAAAGGGGCCTCGAGCCTCGTCTACCGCGCGTTGAGGGAGCTGGATGGGCGGCCGGTCACGCTCAAGATGCCCCTCTCCGAGCACCCGGCCCGCCGGGAGCTCGAGCGACTGAAGAACGAGTACGAGGTTGGGAAGAAGGTGGGGGGCCCGGCCGCGGTGAGACCGTATGCCCTGGAGCGCAGCCGGGACCGGCTGGTCCTGGTCCTGGAAGATTTTGGCGGCCTTCCCCTCGCTCAACTCCTCGGCACTCCCATGGAGCCCGGGCGCTTCCTCCAGCTCGCCATCCGAATCACTCGAGCCCTCGCCGAGGTCCATCGGCATGGCGTCGCGCACAGGGACCTCAAGCCCCAGAACATCCTCATCCACCCCGAAACGGGCGAAGTGAAGCTCACGGGCTTCGGGAGCGCCTCCCTCCTCCCCCGGGAATACCAGGAGGTGCTGAACCCTCGGCTCATCGAAGGCTCTCTCCCCTATCTGTCTCCCGAGCAGACGGGAAGGATGAATCGGGCCGTCGATTACCGCAGCGACCTGTACTCGCTCGGCGTCATCCTCTTCGAGATGCTCACCGGGACCCTGCCCTTCCATGCCTCGGATCCCCTGGGTTGGATCCACTGCCACATCGCCAGGCCTCCGCCGAGTCCTTCCGACATCATCCCCGTGATTCCCGAGGCGCTCTCGTCGATCGTCCTCAAGCTGCTGTCCAAGATGGCCGAGGAGCGCTACCAGAGCGCGCCTGGCCTGAAGTTCGACCTGGAGAGGTGTCTCGAGCAGTGGACGGCACACGGGTCCATCGCGCGCTTCCCTCTCGGGGCTCACGACGTCTCGGAACGCTTCCAGATTCCGCAGAAGCTCTACGGCCGCGAGGAGGAGGTCGCCTCCCTGATGGACGCCTTCGCGCGGGTCGTCTCCCGCGGCGCCCCCGAGCTC from Archangium lipolyticum encodes the following:
- a CDS encoding malonic semialdehyde reductase — translated: MNETPMTRTIAKESIQQLFTEARTHHFWQNKPVSEQTLRELYELMKWGPTSVNSAPARIVFVRSESEKARLYPALMGSNIEQVKSAPVTAIIAYNEKFYEDLPRLFPSYDARPFFVNDPRFSYDTAFRNSSLQGAYLIFAARALGLDVCPMSGFYNAEVDKVFFAGTNLKSNFICTIGYGDSSKLYPRGPRLSFEEVCTIV
- a CDS encoding LysR family transcriptional regulator, whose product is MNPDLNAAMIFVNVVRAGSFSKAARSLGLSVSTVSDRVVGLEKALGVSLLTRTTRKLKLTDEGAAFFKESEAALQTLLGAFEGATAARQQPTGTLRITAPADIPHSEISAAVIEFREKYPQVKVETHISNRYVDLITEGFDIAIRGGHLEDSGLRSKRLGVGNLVLVASSRYLQGAPAIQHPRDLTAHPCIGFVSKEGNKGNMLWHLRSASGETIRLKPDFVVSSTSFAWILSLVRRGAGLALVPQPLLKEDFARKRLVRVLPDWATEYAPVHLVYPPQRFSSPKVREMIPILERHLRELFA